The following coding sequences lie in one Oncorhynchus kisutch isolate 150728-3 linkage group LG3, Okis_V2, whole genome shotgun sequence genomic window:
- the LOC109880552 gene encoding LIM domain kinase 2: MLDHDENFLRRRKNRRHTEISYMEELEGTHGRHCAGCGGVIQDAFNVKVLQGTWHNTCFQCSECCDHLTNWYYEKNGKLYCRKHYWEKFGELCHGCSLLMIGPAMVAGEYKYHPECFVCLSCKVVIEDRDTYALVERSKLYCGKCYKQVVLAPVLEKRSADSALDSLPHTVTLISMPSATNSKRGFSVSVLRDVASGSTSVQVKEVRGMHISPEVRNAIHVGDRILEINGLPVGTLMEEEVEDLIHRTSQTLHLLIEYDPVRQRLERLRLGSSHNRLGVPATSRMRLSSPSDSVLERTDLVDDATLKRRSLRRSNSICKSPGPASPKEHPILTRDIGRSESLRSSSSCSHRIFRPCDLIHGEVLGKGFFGQAIKVTHKATGEVMVMKELIRCDEETQKTFLKEVKVMRSLEHPHVLKFIGVLYKDKRLNLITEFIEGGTLKDFIRDMDQFPWEQRVSFAKGIASGMAYLHSMSIIHRDLNSDNCLVKLDNTVVVADFGLSRLMVEEKVKHPPPEKLANKKRVFRRIDRKKRYTVVGNPYWMAPEMLNGKRYDEKVDIFSFGIVLCEIIGQVNADPECLPRTYDFGLNVDKFMEKFLPDDCPQAFFALAVACCDLIPENRPASQKLEDCFEALYLNQEMGIPLPAELEELHQRLCRLHPPKDSSSPSQSTPPTPAPAEDPSLADNRT, encoded by the exons GTACACATGGACGCCACTGTGCGGGTTGCGGAGGAGTGATTCAAGATGCATTCAATGTGAAGGTTCTGCAAGGAACTTGGCACAATACCTGTTTTCA GTGCTCGGAATGCTGTGACCACCTGACCAACTGGTACTATGAGAAGAATGGCAAGCTGTACTGCCGTAAACACTACTGGGAGAAGTTTGGGGAGCTGTGTCACGGCTGTTCTCTGCTCATGATTGGACCTGCCATG GTGGCTGGAGAATACAAGTATCACCCAGAATGCTTTGTATGTCTGAGCTGCAAGGTGGTCATCGAGGACAGAGACACCTACGCCTTGGTGGAGCGATCCAAGCTGTACTG TGGGAAGTGCTATAAGCAGGTAGTCCTGGCACCCGTGTTGGAGAAGCGTTCGGCCGACTCGGCCCTGGACTCTCTGCCCCACACGGTCACCCTCATCTCCATGCCCTCTGCAACCAACAGCAAGAGgggcttctctgtctctgtcctaagAGACGTTGCCAGCGGCTCCACTAGCGTTCAAGTCAAAGA GGTCAGAGGAATGCATATCAGCCCGGAGGTTCGGAATGCCATCCATGTTGGTGACCGGATCCTGGAGATCAACGGTCTTCCAGTGGGAACACTGATGGAGGAAGAG GTGGAGGACCTCATTCATCGGACCAGTCAGACGCTGCATCTGCTCATAGAGTATGATCCAGTCAGGCAGCGGTTGGAAAGGCTCAGACTGGGGTCCTCGCACAACCGCTTGGGGGTCCCCGCCACCTCCCGCATGCGCCTGTCTTCGCCCTCTGACAGTGTCCTGGAGAGGACAGATCTGGTGGATGATGCCACCCTAAAGAGGAGGTCTCTAAG GCGTAGCAACAGCATCTGTAAGTCCCCTGGGCCAGCCTCCCCTAAGGAACACCCTATCTTGACCCGGGACATCGGGCGCTCTGAATCCCTGCGCTCCTCCAGCAGCTGCTCTCATCGCATCTTCCGCCCCTGTGACCTCATCCATGGAGAGGTGCTGGGCAAGGGCTTCTTTGGCCAGGCTATCAAG GTGACCCACAAAGCCACTGGTGAGGTGATGGTGATGAAGGAGCTGATTCGCTGTGATGAGGAGACCCAGAAGACCTTTCTAAAGGAG gTTAAAGTGATGAGGAGTCTGGAACATCCCCACGTGTTGAAGTTCATCGGCGTGCTATACAAGGACAAGAGGCTTAATTTAATAACCGAGTTTATCGAGGGAGGCACACTGAAGGATTTCATTAGAGACATG GACCAGTTTCCATGGGAGCAGAGGGTCAGCTTCGCTAAAGGTATTGCTTCTGGAATG GCCTACTTGCATTCAATGAGCATCATCCATAGAGATCTTAACTCTGACAACTGCCTGGTGAAACTG GACAACACAGTGGTGGTGGCAGACTTCGGCCTATCCCGGCTCATGGTGGAGGAGAAGGTCAAGCACCCTCCCCCAGAGAAACTGGCCAATAAGAAAAGAGTGTTCAGGCGCATTGATCGTAAGAAGCGCTACACAGTGGTGGGGAACCCCTACTGGATGGCTCCAGAGATGCTGAACG GTAAACGCTATGATGAAAAGGTGGACATTTTCTCCTTTGGAATTGTGCTTTGTGAG ATTATTGGGCAGGTGAATGCTGACCCAGAGTGCCTTCCAAGGACCTATGACTTTGGCCTCAATGTAGACAAGTTCATGGAGAAGTTCCTTCCTGATGACTGCCCACAAGCTTTCTTTGCATTGGCTGTGGCTTGTTGTGACCTCATCCCCGAAAACCG GCCTGCCTCCCAGAAGCTGGAGGACTGTTTCGAAGCCCTGTACCTCAACCAGGAGATGGGCATCCCTCTGCCAGCCGAACTGGAAGAGCTGCACCAGAGACTGTGTCGACTCCACCCCCCCAAAGACAGCTCCTCTCCGTCCCAGTCCACACCCCCAACGCCAGCCCCTGCTGAGGATCCCAGCCTGGCTGACAACCGCACCTAG